The nucleotide window ACTCGTAGGACTCTCCGGAGGAAAAGACAGCGTAGCACTCCTAAAAATACTAAATATCCTAAAAGAAAAAAACATAATAGAACTTGAAGCTGTAACAATAGATGAAGGAATAGGCGGATACAGAGAAGAAGGCATAAGAATAGCAAAACAAACAGCAGAAAAGTTAGGTGTAAAACATCATATAGTATCATTTAAAGACAAATATAACTTCACAATAGATGACATAATGGAATATCAAAAAACAGTTGATAAACCACAACATGCATGTACCTACTGTGGAGTATTTAGAAGACAAATATTTAACCAAGTAGCACGAGAAATTAAAGCAACCAAACTTGCAACAGGACACAACTTAGATGATGAAACACAAAGTATCATGATGAACTACCTTGAAGGAAATATAAATAACATGGTACGAATAGGATACAAAACAGAATCAAGTGATGAACGTTTTACCCAGAAAATTAAGCCACTACGTAAAATACCTGAAAAAGAAATAGGATTATATGTTGTTGAGTCAGGATTTGAAGTACACTTTGATGGATGTCCATATGCACATGAATCATTCCGTATGGAAATAGGAGACTTTATACGAGATGCAACACTTAAACATCCAACAATCATGTATTCAACACTAAATGGATTTGAAAAAATAAGACCAGCAATAAAAGAACAATACCTAAAACAACAAACAGGAAAACCAAATGGAACATGCAAAAAATGTGGAGAACCAGCATCCCAGGACATATGTAAAGCATGTAAGTTTCTTGAAGAAATACAACAACAACTAGGAGTCTAGAAAATAATGCAAATAGAACTAAAAAATAAAAAAGAAACAAAAACATTAAAAATAGATGAAAATACAACCGTAGAAGATGTATTAAAACTTGAAGAAATTCCAATAGAAACAGTGGTTGTAAAAGTAAATGGACAAACTGTAACAGAAGATGAAATATTAAATGACTCTGATGTTATGGAAGTTATAAAAGTAATATATGGAGGATAAGAAATTCCTCTTTTTAGATAAAAAAAATTATTAACCACCAAACTATCTTTTTTTTCTTTATTTTATTATTTTTTTAAGATCCACTATGAACTCATCAATATGTTCTTTTTTTATATGTGGCATTATGACAAGTCTTATTGCATGAGGAATTTCTGATACTGATACACTCCAACCATATTTAAGAAGTTCTTCTTTTAATGAATTAACATCCATACTTTTTACATTAAATGAAAGCAAATTTAACTCATAATCACGCACACATACATCTTCAATTTTTTTAAGATTCTCATATGTATAACGAGTTATATTCATCACATTTTCAACAATTCTAGTATAACCATCCATCCCATAATGTTTAAGAAGTGTCCATATTGCAGCAGTTGAAGCACCACTACGTGTTCCAACAATTGTCGTTTGAAAATCATGTGTAAGATATGGAGTTTTAATTGATAAAAGATCCAAATCCTCCTTATTTCTAAATATTATTCCACCACACTGAATAGGTGCAAGTCCCATTTTATGAGGATCAATTGTAATTGATGTTACACCACGACATTTAAAATCAAAAAGAATCTCATGATTTTGTATATTATTTAGAAATGGTATTACAAATCCACCAAATGCTGCATCAACATGAAGAGGAATATTATGTTTATATGCAATTTCAGATATTACATTTATATCATCCACATATCCAAGTTCTGTAGTTCCTGCAATTGCTACTATCACCATAGTATTTTCATTTATTAATTCTTCAAGTTGTGTTGTGTCAATATGATAGTTATCTGTTAAATCTACATACACTGGTTTTAATGATAGCATTTTAATTATCTTATTAAATGAAAAATGAGCACTTCGTGGAAGGATAATTTCAGGTTTAAGCTTTGGGTTTTCTTCTTTGAATTTATATAATGCACTACACATAGCTGTGATATTAGCCTCTGTTCCCCCAGTTACTATGTGTCCATATGCTACTTTTAGATGTAAAAGCTCACCTATCATACTTATTACTTCAGATTCAAGTTGTGTTGTTCCTTTAAATAGTCCTGGATCTCCAAGGTTTGTTATGATAAATTTCTTATATGCTTCTAATCCAATAGGATCTGGTATTGTACACATAGAACCTAGAATACGTCCTGATTCATAGGTCATATCATTATCTTGTATTTTATCTAGGTAATTGAAAATATCTTCATCATCCATATGATTTAAATTCAAAAAATTTAACCTCCCAAAAAATAAGTTTTTTTTTCTTGTTATTACATATTTTTATAAGAAATCATTAAAATAAGTAGTATGTTTTTTTATTATAAGTAGTTGAATTTTTCACTCCAAATAAAATAAGTGGTTAAATTAGTGAGTCTAAAAATTTGTTTAGATTTTGACATTTTCATAACTAACTTTGAAAATTATCAGGATAGAAATTATAGAATTTTCATCAAAAAAAAAGATTAAATATTGGAGATTTTTAATCTAAAACATAAGATTACCAATCCCAATCATATGTATATTCAGGTTCAGAATAATAAGGTTTAGAACTTTTACCTGCAGTATTATCATTATTTCTATTATTAGTACTAGTATTATTAGGTGTTTTACTAGTTGTAGAAGTATCATTATCATTATCATCTGAATGATCTTGTTTGCTAGTAGTTGTTTTTGTCACTGTTTTTGTTGTTACTGTTGTGGTATTATTATCTGTTGATAATATGAATATAGTCCTTCTGATGATTTATTATATGATACATTATCTTTTTTTACTGGAGTTACATTTGCTGTGTTAATAACTTCCATAAATTGTTGTTCTTGTTGTTGAAATGTTTGAGTTTGATTTGTGTCATTAGTAGTGTTATCTGTTGTATTTGAACCTGTATTTGTAATATATACAGCTATTGATAAATTATAATTTGGATCTTCATATTTTTGACAATTTGGATTTGATACATTAGGAGTAATATTATCTGCTGGTACTTCACATTCAATACCAGACATTGTAAGATTATCATAAGTTATATTATTACTTAAATAAAAAGCAGAAACACATCCTATAATTGCAATTACAACAATAATAACCCCAATAACTAAGTTTCTTTCACGCATAAATAAAGTTACCTCTTATTTTGATTATTGTTAATTAATATATCTATCTGTAACTATGAAAATAAAAAAATATTTATTAAAAAAATAGATAATTTAAAAAAAAAGATTTATAAGGGGAGATGATGTTTTTGTGGAATCATTCATTTTTTTCTACTCTGAACTTCCACCTGATGAGGAACTACTACTTCCACTTGATGAACTTGATCCTCCTGATGAACTTCCAGATGATCCACTAGATGATGATCCTCCACTATGACTACTTCCACTACTATGTGATGATGAGCCTGATGATTGTTTTGCATTTGAACTACTAGAGCTTGATTTTGTTGTTGGTTTGCTATTTTTTGTGTTTGTTACTTGTGGTGTGTTTTGAGTGGTTGTTGATTGATTTATTATGGTTGTATTATTTGACTCTGTCATGTTTACGTTATTGTTTGAATCTACTTTTATTGATGGATCTATTTGTAGAGTTTGTAGTATGTGTATTAGTACTTTTTTATTGTTTGTTTTTATGATTATGTTTTGTCTAGTTTCATTATCATAGTGATAGTAGCTATATATTCCATTAGATGATTTGTTGAATGTTACATTATCTTCTGTTTGTGTTGTTATGTTGTGTTGACATTCAGTTTTTATTTTGATAAATTGTTGTTCTTGTAGTGTTAGATTTTCTGTTGATATTGTTGTTGTGTTATTGGTATTGTTAGTTTTTGGTGGTGCTGTGTAGTTTGATGTGTTTGTAAATACTAGTATTGTCAGATTACATTTTGGATCATTGTATGATTGATATTCTGGATTATCTACAAGTGGTGTCATGTTGTCATTTGGTACTTCACATGTCATACCATTTAATGTTAAATTTGTATAGCTGGTATGATCTGTTAGTACGTATGCTGTTGCTAATCCTATTAGTGCAATTGTAGCAATTATTATTAAAAGAAGAACATTTTTTGCTTTCATTTTATATTTCATACCCTTGTTATGTTATTTTTTTTAGAAAAAATTAGAAAAAAATATTTTCTTTTTTTTTGTATTATTTTTTTTCCTTATTTTTTGTATTATAATAATTAGTTTTGTTTTTAATAAATTATCAACTTTTAGGATAAAAAAAATAATTATTTAAAAGTTAGTTTTCTTAAAAAAAAGAAAGGTGTTTAGGGGTAGTGAAGAGTGTTTATTCTCTCCCTTTTTTATTAATAAGAGATGGTGTTTAGTTTCCTTTTAGTGCTTTTTTTGCAGCTTCAAGCATGATTTTTTTCTCTACTTTTGCTACGAGTTTTCTTATTGTTGGTACTGCATCTGTATTTGCTGAGATACTGTCTATTCCTGCTTCTACTAGTTTTTCAACTATTTCAGGTTTACTTCCTGCTTGTCCACAGATACTTGTTGTAACTCCTGCAGCTTTACATTTTTCAATTACACTCATTAGTAGTTTTAGTACTGCTGGGTGTGCTTCTGTGTAGTGTTTTGCTACAAGTTCGTTGTTACGATCTAATGCTAGTGTGTATTGTGTTAGGTCGTTTGTTCCAAAGCTTACAAAGTCAAGTCCTTCTGCTATGAAGTCTTCTATGATTATTGCTGATGCTGGTGTTTCTACCATCATTCCAAAGTCTATATCTTTGTGTGGTTCTAGTCCTACGGATCTTGCTATTTCTTTTGCTCTTCTTAGTTCTTCTGGTTTATGTAGTAGTGGTAGCATTACTCCGATGTTTGTGTATCCTTCATCTAGGAGTTTTTTAATTGCTTTGAATTCTGCTTTTAGTATGTCAGGTTGGTCGAGTTCTCGTCTGATTCCTCTCCATCCAAGCATTGGGTTTGCTTCATCAGGTTCGTTTTCTCCACCTTCAAGTGTTTTGAATTCATCTGTTGGTGCATCTAGTGTTCTGTACCATACTGTTTTTGGGTAGAATACATCTACTACTTTTAGTATGTTTTCAACTAGTACATTTACAAGTTCATCTTCTCGTCCTTCGTCTATGAATTTGTATGGTACGATTCCTGTTGCTAGCATCATGTGTTCGGTTCTTAGTAGTCCTACTCCATCAGCACCTGTAGCATATGCTTTTTGTGCTGCTTCTGCCATACTTACGTTTACTTTTACATCTGTTACTGTTATTAGTGGTGCGGATGCTGTTACATCTATTGTTGTTTCATCTTGTGCATCTTGGTTTGCTGTTTCGATTTCTCCTTCATATACTAGTCCTTTTTTACCATCGATTGTTACTTTGGTATTTTCTTCTAGTACTTCGGTTGCTTCTCCTGTTCCTGATACACATGGTATTCCAAGTTCTCGTGAGATGATTGCAGCGTGACATGTTACTCCACCTTCGTTTGTTATGATTCCATTTGCTCTTTTCATTGCTGGTACCATATCGGGTGTTGTCATGGTTGTTACTAGTATATCTCCATCTTGTATTTTATCAAGTTCATCTAGATCTTTGATTATTTTTACTGTTCCTGATACTATTCCAGGACTTGCTCCTAGACCACGTGTTATTATTACACGTTCTTCTTCATTTAATGATGGTTCATCTTCTACTTCTTTGATGTCATCTAGTGTTGTAATTGGACGTGCTTGAAGCATGTAAACATTACCATTTTCAATTCCCCATTCTGTATCCATTGGTGCATTGTAGTGTTTTTGGATAAGTCTTCCAAGTTTTGTTAGATTTGCAATATCACTTTTGCTTAATACACGTTTATCTATCATGTCTTCTGGTACTGGTACTTGTTCAGTTTTTCCAGTTTCAGGATCTTTTCTAAACATGGTTTTTTTAGAATTTATGATGTAACTTATTTCTTCATCATTTGCTTTATCATATCTGCATGTATCTGGTGTTACAGTTCCTGATACTACTCCTTCTCCAAGTCCCCATGCTCCTTCTATGAGCATTTCTTCAGCACCTGTTGATGGATCTACTGTGAACATTACACCTGCTTTTTCTGAATCTACCATTTGTTGTACTACTACTGCTATTAGTACTTCTGAATGATCAAAGTCATTTTCTGCTCTGTAGAATATTGCACGAGCTTCAAATAGTGATGCCCAACATTTACGTACATTTATGAGTACATCTTCGATTCCTGTGATGTTAAGATATGTTTCTTGTTGTCCTGCAAATGATGCATCAGGTAAATCTTCTGCTGTTGCTGATGATCTAATTGCAACAATTACATCTTCAATATCTACATCAATACATAATGCATTGTATGCTTCAATAATTACACGTTGTAATTCATCTGGTATTTCTGTGTTTATTATTAGATCTTTGATTTCTTCAGCTACTTGTTGTAGTTCTACTGTGTTGTTTATATCAAGATCTTCTAGCATGGAATTTATTTTATCTGCAATTCCTGTTTTTGTTATGAATTTACGGTAGGTTTCTGATGTTATTACAAAACCTGGTGGTACTGGTATTCCTGCATTTGTTAGTTCTCCAAGGTTTGCACCCTTTCCTCCAGCTACTGGAATATCGTCCTTACCTAAATCTCTAAAAAATTCAACATAGTTCATTCTATAACACTCTTCTTCATATTTTTTATATTATTATTTTTTAATATTTTTCTGTTATTTTTTG belongs to Methanosphaera cuniculi and includes:
- a CDS encoding TIGR00269 family protein; this encodes MTENVCTQCGNKHIVINRKYNGQKLCSHCFKESIEKQVLKTIKKQKLITKNDKVLVGLSGGKDSVALLKILNILKEKNIIELEAVTIDEGIGGYREEGIRIAKQTAEKLGVKHHIVSFKDKYNFTIDDIMEYQKTVDKPQHACTYCGVFRRQIFNQVAREIKATKLATGHNLDDETQSIMMNYLEGNINNMVRIGYKTESSDERFTQKIKPLRKIPEKEIGLYVVESGFEVHFDGCPYAHESFRMEIGDFIRDATLKHPTIMYSTLNGFEKIRPAIKEQYLKQQTGKPNGTCKKCGEPASQDICKACKFLEEIQQQLGV
- a CDS encoding MoaD/ThiS family protein; amino-acid sequence: MQIELKNKKETKTLKIDENTTVEDVLKLEEIPIETVVVKVNGQTVTEDEILNDSDVMEVIKVIYGG
- the mfnA gene encoding tyrosine decarboxylase MfnA, whose translation is MDDEDIFNYLDKIQDNDMTYESGRILGSMCTIPDPIGLEAYKKFIITNLGDPGLFKGTTQLESEVISMIGELLHLKVAYGHIVTGGTEANITAMCSALYKFKEENPKLKPEIILPRSAHFSFNKIIKMLSLKPVYVDLTDNYHIDTTQLEELINENTMVIVAIAGTTELGYVDDINVISEIAYKHNIPLHVDAAFGGFVIPFLNNIQNHEILFDFKCRGVTSITIDPHKMGLAPIQCGGIIFRNKEDLDLLSIKTPYLTHDFQTTIVGTRSGASTAAIWTLLKHYGMDGYTRIVENVMNITRYTYENLKKIEDVCVRDYELNLLSFNVKSMDVNSLKEELLKYGWSVSVSEIPHAIRLVIMPHIKKEHIDEFIVDLKKIIK
- the ppsA gene encoding phosphoenolpyruvate synthase, with the protein product MNYVEFFRDLGKDDIPVAGGKGANLGELTNAGIPVPPGFVITSETYRKFITKTGIADKINSMLEDLDINNTVELQQVAEEIKDLIINTEIPDELQRVIIEAYNALCIDVDIEDVIVAIRSSATAEDLPDASFAGQQETYLNITGIEDVLINVRKCWASLFEARAIFYRAENDFDHSEVLIAVVVQQMVDSEKAGVMFTVDPSTGAEEMLIEGAWGLGEGVVSGTVTPDTCRYDKANDEEISYIINSKKTMFRKDPETGKTEQVPVPEDMIDKRVLSKSDIANLTKLGRLIQKHYNAPMDTEWGIENGNVYMLQARPITTLDDIKEVEDEPSLNEEERVIITRGLGASPGIVSGTVKIIKDLDELDKIQDGDILVTTMTTPDMVPAMKRANGIITNEGGVTCHAAIISRELGIPCVSGTGEATEVLEENTKVTIDGKKGLVYEGEIETANQDAQDETTIDVTASAPLITVTDVKVNVSMAEAAQKAYATGADGVGLLRTEHMMLATGIVPYKFIDEGREDELVNVLVENILKVVDVFYPKTVWYRTLDAPTDEFKTLEGGENEPDEANPMLGWRGIRRELDQPDILKAEFKAIKKLLDEGYTNIGVMLPLLHKPEELRRAKEIARSVGLEPHKDIDFGMMVETPASAIIIEDFIAEGLDFVSFGTNDLTQYTLALDRNNELVAKHYTEAHPAVLKLLMSVIEKCKAAGVTTSICGQAGSKPEIVEKLVEAGIDSISANTDAVPTIRKLVAKVEKKIMLEAAKKALKGN